The proteins below are encoded in one region of Bremerella sp. P1:
- a CDS encoding arylsulfatase: MTKLSSWVPAWTFALIFVTSASLFAADQPNIIVILSDDMGYSDIGCYGSEIQTPTLDTLADNGLRFSQFYNTARCCPTRASLLSGLYPHQAGIGHMVTGNYDISKFPGFQMGLNQRCQTIAEVLKPAGYTTYMTGKWHVCNNIRPEGTKKNWPRQRGFDHFYGTITGAGSFYDPAALCRDNTLITPENDPEYQPELYYYTDAIGDNAVRFLKQHHEQSTDDNPFFLYVAFTAAHWPMHALPEDIAKYDGVYDNGFTEIRENRLAKLKQLGLIDASWEMSQQAGDWDKVKHKEWEIHNMKVYAAMIDRMDQNIAKITASLKESGDFDNTVIFFMQDNGGCAEGVGRGSDKNLPEARPAMASDELQLDIIPKFTRDGRPVRHGPETMPGAEDTYIAYGRDWANVSNTPFREYKHWVHEGGISTPLIVHWPKGIDAEQNGKLDHTPSHLIDIMATCVDVGKASYPEQVNGNNITPLPGVSLAAAFTGNEIQRKTPIFWEHEANCAVRDGKWKIVRYGKMGTGKTTPWELYDMEADRTEQHDLASQHPERVQKMANQWQAWAEASDVLPWPWGHLGKK; the protein is encoded by the coding sequence ATGACCAAGCTTTCCTCCTGGGTCCCGGCGTGGACCTTCGCTCTGATTTTCGTCACGTCCGCTTCCCTGTTTGCTGCCGACCAACCAAACATCATCGTCATTCTTTCCGATGACATGGGCTACTCGGATATTGGCTGCTACGGAAGTGAAATCCAAACACCGACACTCGACACTTTAGCCGACAACGGCTTGCGATTCTCGCAATTCTATAACACGGCCCGATGTTGTCCGACGCGGGCATCGTTGCTCTCCGGTCTTTATCCGCATCAGGCTGGTATCGGACATATGGTGACCGGCAACTACGACATCAGCAAGTTCCCAGGCTTTCAGATGGGATTGAATCAACGTTGCCAGACCATTGCTGAGGTCCTGAAGCCAGCAGGCTACACAACCTACATGACCGGCAAGTGGCACGTCTGCAATAACATTCGCCCCGAAGGCACCAAGAAGAATTGGCCGCGTCAACGTGGCTTCGATCACTTCTATGGCACGATCACCGGAGCTGGTAGCTTTTATGATCCGGCTGCTCTATGTCGTGACAATACGCTGATCACTCCCGAGAACGATCCCGAATACCAGCCTGAGTTGTACTACTACACCGATGCTATCGGAGACAACGCAGTCCGCTTCCTGAAGCAGCATCACGAGCAATCCACTGACGACAACCCCTTCTTTCTTTATGTCGCCTTCACGGCCGCCCACTGGCCGATGCATGCTTTGCCGGAAGATATCGCCAAGTACGACGGCGTGTACGACAACGGCTTCACCGAGATCCGTGAGAATCGTCTCGCCAAGCTGAAGCAACTGGGACTGATCGACGCATCCTGGGAAATGTCACAACAAGCCGGCGACTGGGACAAAGTAAAACACAAAGAGTGGGAAATCCACAACATGAAAGTCTACGCGGCAATGATCGATCGCATGGACCAAAACATTGCCAAGATCACGGCCAGCCTGAAAGAATCGGGCGACTTCGACAACACGGTCATCTTCTTCATGCAAGACAACGGTGGCTGTGCCGAAGGGGTCGGACGTGGCAGCGATAAGAATCTGCCCGAGGCCCGCCCGGCCATGGCAAGCGATGAATTGCAATTGGATATCATTCCCAAGTTCACTCGTGACGGACGACCGGTTCGTCATGGCCCGGAAACGATGCCAGGTGCCGAGGATACGTACATTGCCTATGGTCGAGATTGGGCAAACGTCTCCAACACTCCTTTCCGCGAATACAAACACTGGGTTCACGAAGGAGGCATCTCGACACCGCTGATCGTTCATTGGCCGAAAGGAATCGACGCCGAGCAGAATGGCAAGCTCGACCATACCCCCAGCCACCTGATCGACATCATGGCTACCTGCGTGGATGTCGGGAAAGCCAGTTACCCCGAACAGGTCAACGGCAACAACATCACGCCACTTCCAGGCGTGAGCCTGGCGGCCGCTTTTACCGGCAACGAGATCCAACGCAAGACACCGATCTTCTGGGAGCACGAAGCAAATTGTGCTGTGCGTGATGGCAAGTGGAAGATCGTTCGCTACGGCAAGATGGGCACTGGCAAAACCACCCCGTGGGAACTGTACGACATGGAAGCCGATCGTACTGAACAACACGACTTGGCTAGTCAGCACCCCGAACGCGTCCAGAAGATGGCCAATCAATGGCAGGCCTGGGCGGAAGCATCGGACGTTCTCCCATGGCCTTGGGGGCATCTAGGCAAGAAGTAA
- a CDS encoding AAA family ATPase encodes MSSSEESLRALEEALRFSPDNIPLRSHLADTLFRLGKFESAIDHFKELSRIEPHNQDWPLRLADSFLQNNQIGEAAVVIERVVHGRDASPAAHLLASRIAMAEGNISSAVYHYKTAIDLDPELEDEELSERLGVGAQFEESEVVDGRIRIGSGDGQGDVSASVERPKIKFADVGGMENLKEEIRMKIIYPMQNPEIYKAYGKTIGGGIMMYGPPGCGKTHLARATAGEIDANFISIGINDVLDMWMGNSERNLHQLFQLARNSSPCVIFFDEVDALGGRRSDMNGGSARQLINQFLAEMDGAEHSNEGVLILAATNAPWHVDSAFRRPGRFDRVIFVPPPDQPSRTEILQVLCQGKPTKDVDFAYLAKKTDQFSGADMKAVVDLAVESKLSEALKTGKPVPVSGKDLLHAAKRHKPTTKEWFATAKNYALYANEGGLYDDILSYMKLK; translated from the coding sequence ATGAGTTCTTCTGAAGAATCGCTCCGCGCGCTGGAAGAGGCGCTGCGCTTTAGCCCGGACAATATCCCTTTGCGTTCTCACTTGGCCGATACGCTTTTCCGCTTGGGAAAGTTTGAGTCGGCGATCGACCATTTCAAAGAGCTATCGCGGATCGAGCCCCATAACCAAGACTGGCCGCTCCGCTTGGCCGACTCGTTTCTGCAAAACAATCAGATTGGTGAAGCCGCCGTGGTCATCGAACGTGTTGTGCATGGCAGAGACGCTTCGCCGGCAGCGCACCTGTTGGCTTCGCGGATTGCCATGGCTGAGGGGAACATCTCTTCAGCCGTTTATCACTACAAGACAGCGATTGATCTTGATCCGGAACTGGAAGATGAAGAACTAAGCGAACGCCTAGGCGTGGGTGCCCAGTTCGAGGAGAGCGAAGTCGTTGACGGGCGAATTCGCATAGGTTCGGGAGATGGGCAGGGGGATGTCAGTGCATCGGTAGAACGTCCCAAAATTAAGTTTGCGGATGTCGGCGGCATGGAAAATCTCAAGGAAGAGATCCGCATGAAGATCATTTACCCGATGCAAAACCCCGAGATCTACAAGGCCTACGGCAAAACAATCGGCGGCGGGATCATGATGTATGGCCCGCCGGGTTGTGGAAAGACGCACCTGGCCAGGGCCACCGCTGGTGAGATCGACGCGAATTTCATCAGCATCGGCATCAACGATGTCCTGGATATGTGGATGGGTAACAGCGAACGCAATTTGCATCAGCTGTTTCAGCTTGCCCGTAACAGCAGCCCGTGCGTGATCTTCTTTGACGAGGTCGATGCACTGGGTGGACGTCGCAGCGATATGAACGGCGGTAGTGCCCGGCAGCTGATCAATCAGTTTCTGGCCGAGATGGACGGCGCCGAGCATTCCAACGAAGGCGTGCTGATTCTGGCCGCGACGAATGCACCTTGGCACGTCGATTCCGCGTTTCGCCGGCCAGGACGTTTCGATCGCGTGATCTTTGTTCCGCCACCGGATCAGCCATCGCGGACCGAGATTCTTCAGGTTCTTTGCCAGGGCAAGCCGACCAAGGATGTCGACTTTGCCTACCTGGCCAAGAAGACCGATCAGTTTTCGGGGGCGGATATGAAGGCCGTCGTCGATCTGGCTGTGGAATCGAAATTGAGTGAAGCACTCAAGACCGGAAAGCCGGTGCCGGTATCTGGCAAGGATTTGCTCCATGCGGCCAAGCGGCACAAGCCGACGACTAAGGAGTGGTTTGCAACCGCGAAGAACTATGCCCTGTATGCCAACGAAGGCGGGCTGTACGACGACATCCTCAGCTATATGAAATTGAAATGA
- a CDS encoding tetratricopeptide repeat protein: MSQRLQRASMLIQMRRYDEAKRELTLSMADDPENPSNHMLMGLCHSELKENDQAIEHGELAVRMAPDWARTHATLAWIYMKAHKNKDARLGAEHALQLDPANTMASNVIAIVCAENKDWEGALRAAEMTLSHDPDDTEALNIRALALRSQGKAGASVEELKRSLQIDAEDATSHANLGWTYLQKGELDKAETHFREALRINPELDWARQGALETLKAKVPIYRWILGYFIWMATKTAGMQWVIIIGLYFGYKVIYVALAANPATQVFAYAFMALYLLFCVTTWFAGPISDAFLVLHPFGRMVLTPWERWGGLAVGAAIVLTLAALASEIVLQNELGLVLAMCVGFPAIPMAMMFQSREGTPRNVMAAVTVAAFAMSVGFGVGAIYGMDNLPTAVASVCETCSRGFVFVPLGSIVLANMLSMR; the protein is encoded by the coding sequence ATGAGCCAACGACTCCAGCGTGCCTCCATGCTGATCCAGATGCGTCGCTACGATGAGGCGAAACGCGAGCTTACTCTCAGCATGGCGGACGATCCTGAGAACCCCAGCAATCATATGTTGATGGGGTTGTGCCATAGCGAGCTGAAAGAGAACGACCAGGCGATTGAGCATGGTGAATTGGCCGTGCGGATGGCTCCCGACTGGGCGAGGACACATGCCACGCTCGCTTGGATCTACATGAAAGCCCATAAGAACAAAGACGCTAGGTTGGGCGCTGAGCATGCGCTGCAGCTTGATCCGGCCAATACGATGGCGTCCAACGTGATCGCGATTGTTTGCGCCGAGAACAAAGATTGGGAGGGAGCACTCCGTGCGGCGGAAATGACCCTTTCTCACGATCCGGATGATACCGAGGCACTGAATATCCGGGCACTTGCCCTGCGAAGTCAAGGCAAGGCAGGCGCCTCCGTCGAAGAGCTGAAACGCTCTTTACAGATTGATGCCGAAGATGCCACGTCGCACGCTAACCTGGGGTGGACCTATCTTCAGAAGGGCGAGCTCGACAAAGCCGAAACACACTTTCGTGAAGCACTGCGGATCAATCCCGAATTAGATTGGGCACGCCAGGGAGCTCTGGAAACCCTTAAAGCCAAGGTGCCGATCTATCGTTGGATCTTGGGCTATTTTATTTGGATGGCCACCAAGACTGCCGGTATGCAGTGGGTGATCATCATCGGGCTCTACTTCGGCTATAAGGTCATCTACGTCGCCTTGGCCGCCAATCCGGCCACGCAGGTATTCGCCTACGCGTTCATGGCGTTGTATCTGCTATTCTGCGTGACGACTTGGTTCGCCGGGCCGATCTCAGACGCGTTTCTCGTCCTGCACCCGTTTGGACGCATGGTGCTGACCCCGTGGGAACGCTGGGGCGGACTCGCGGTCGGTGCGGCGATCGTACTGACGTTGGCAGCGCTGGCCAGCGAGATTGTCTTGCAGAATGAGCTCGGCCTTGTCCTCGCCATGTGCGTGGGCTTCCCGGCGATTCCAATGGCCATGATGTTTCAATCGCGCGAAGGAACACCACGCAATGTGATGGCCGCGGTGACCGTGGCCGCGTTTGCGATGTCGGTAGGATTCGGCGTAGGAGCGATCTACGGAATGGACAACCTGCCAACGGCAGTCGCTTCGGTTTGCGAGACATGTTCCCGTGGTTTCGTTTTCGTACCACTAGGATCGATTGTCTTGGCGAATATGTTGAGCATGCGGTAA
- a CDS encoding arylsulfatase has translation MKFRFSLACLCVLLLSSIVQADDRPNIVVIMLDDLGYSDLGCYGGEIQTPNIDSLAQHGLRFTSFYNCARCCPTRAALLTGLYPHQVGLIRNGRSLTKNGVTIAEALGQAGYQTAMAGKWHLSQTNPIDDRQKQLDWLNHQADFDRPFAPLETYPANRGFQRHYGPVWGVVNYFDPFSLVDGTKIVKDVPDDFYMTDAITDKAVEYIETMSRKDAPFFLYVAHTAPHWPLHAKPEDIAKYEKTYVEGWQTLRNDRYARMIELGLIDPQTFPKPQLQGEGPDWQAMDDEHRKHMAQLMAVHAGMVDCVDQGIGRIVETLKSTERFDNTLILVIADNGASPERYLNPGFDRPNETRDGRSIQYEGVFNPGSEATWGYIGSYWANAANTPFRYWKAQSFEGGTHTPMIAHWPSGLKTEPGSLTDQPGHVMDIMPTCLEIAGANYPKSFDGHEITPLEGQSLSAILRGEKRAGHDQLFFEHEGGKAVIADGWKLVQPKQNGKWELYHLAEDRTETNNVASDHPQRLQQMKQQWQTWFDRVKPAN, from the coding sequence ATGAAATTCCGTTTCTCTTTGGCATGTCTGTGCGTGCTACTACTTTCGTCGATCGTTCAAGCCGACGATCGCCCCAATATCGTCGTGATCATGCTCGACGATTTGGGGTACTCCGATCTCGGCTGCTACGGCGGTGAAATCCAGACGCCCAACATCGATTCGCTGGCCCAACATGGCTTGCGTTTTACCTCGTTTTACAATTGTGCCCGATGCTGTCCGACACGTGCGGCCCTGCTCACAGGACTGTATCCGCATCAGGTGGGTCTCATCCGCAATGGACGTTCCCTTACGAAGAATGGTGTCACCATCGCGGAGGCCCTGGGACAAGCAGGCTATCAAACAGCGATGGCCGGGAAGTGGCACCTGAGTCAAACCAATCCGATCGATGATCGACAGAAGCAACTCGATTGGCTCAATCACCAAGCCGACTTCGATCGCCCATTTGCTCCACTCGAAACCTATCCGGCCAATCGAGGATTCCAGCGTCACTATGGACCGGTCTGGGGTGTCGTGAACTACTTCGATCCCTTTTCGCTGGTCGACGGAACGAAGATCGTGAAAGACGTTCCGGATGACTTTTACATGACCGATGCCATCACCGACAAAGCTGTCGAGTACATCGAGACGATGTCGCGAAAGGACGCCCCATTCTTCCTCTACGTCGCCCATACGGCCCCCCATTGGCCTTTGCATGCCAAGCCAGAGGACATCGCCAAGTATGAAAAGACCTACGTTGAAGGATGGCAAACGCTGCGCAACGATCGTTATGCCCGCATGATTGAACTGGGTTTGATCGATCCCCAGACCTTCCCCAAGCCGCAACTGCAAGGCGAAGGACCTGACTGGCAGGCCATGGACGACGAACATCGTAAGCACATGGCCCAACTGATGGCCGTCCATGCGGGCATGGTCGATTGCGTCGACCAAGGCATCGGTCGCATCGTGGAAACACTCAAGTCAACCGAACGATTCGATAACACGTTGATCCTGGTCATCGCGGACAATGGCGCATCGCCGGAACGCTACCTCAACCCAGGCTTCGATCGTCCGAACGAAACTCGCGATGGGCGTAGCATTCAGTACGAAGGAGTCTTCAATCCAGGCAGTGAAGCGACCTGGGGCTACATTGGCTCGTACTGGGCCAACGCCGCCAATACGCCGTTCCGCTACTGGAAGGCGCAGTCGTTCGAGGGCGGCACCCATACGCCGATGATCGCTCACTGGCCAAGTGGCTTGAAGACCGAGCCTGGTTCACTGACCGATCAGCCTGGCCATGTGATGGACATCATGCCAACGTGTCTCGAAATTGCTGGTGCTAATTACCCAAAGAGCTTCGACGGTCATGAAATCACGCCACTGGAAGGCCAATCACTCTCGGCGATCCTCCGCGGCGAGAAGCGTGCCGGTCACGATCAACTCTTCTTCGAGCACGAAGGGGGCAAAGCGGTGATTGCCGATGGCTGGAAGCTCGTTCAACCGAAGCAGAACGGCAAATGGGAACTGTACCACCTGGCCGAAGATCGCACGGAAACTAACAACGTCGCCAGCGATCATCCCCAGCGACTTCAACAAATGAAGCAACAATGGCAAACCTGGTTTGACCGCGTAAAACCAGCCAACTAG
- the treZ gene encoding malto-oligosyltrehalose trehalohydrolase: MLRAFGPRRLEDGNVLFTVHAPACEQLTLRIEGEHAQELPMDATEDRVFTATANVSPGTRYWFRVPDGNPRPDPASRFQPDGVHGPSQWTDPAAYHWRDQAWSGLPKDEMILYELHIGTFTKEGTYLAAIDRLEELVDLGITAIEIMPVAQSAGRWNWGYDGTNFFAPRNTFGTPDELKQLVDVAHRLGIAMILDVVYNHFGAEGNYLHPFGGYVSPRHQTVWGDAPHLDGEGSAMMRDYIIANVRYWIEEFHFDGLRLDATHCILDESSSHIVAEVGEVFAQMQTDLGRELHLIAESNVYDPELLTPLSAGGYGFDAIWCDDFLHAVAAETRPEEHMSDRRYIAGEDIDMVLRRGYAFRGTFEEKRRRIPLAEDGNAADWESLIFSIQNHDFIGNHPDGRRLHQVTSHEAHRAAAALMLLLPAIPMLFMGEEFASEKPFYFFADFGDAHLRDAVEKGRRREYPQHDWTDTVSCLSKAAFRKSQIGLREKGSEETLQWYRELIGLRKTWKKRGLFGGPNLQARWDALSHAALIQYQHAGESAFAIVRLGSPDEVAGDVHVELTGDVLLSQCTLPMPDQTNTWAIGTLGVLIGEGEIRGISV; encoded by the coding sequence ATGCTTCGCGCCTTTGGCCCCCGCCGTCTGGAAGATGGCAACGTCCTGTTCACTGTTCATGCACCAGCGTGTGAGCAGCTTACGCTGCGGATTGAAGGTGAGCACGCACAAGAGTTGCCCATGGATGCGACGGAGGATCGCGTATTCACCGCCACGGCAAACGTAAGCCCTGGGACGCGTTATTGGTTTCGCGTGCCAGACGGAAATCCCAGGCCAGACCCGGCCAGCCGATTTCAACCGGACGGAGTCCATGGCCCATCCCAGTGGACCGATCCAGCCGCTTATCACTGGCGTGATCAGGCATGGAGCGGGCTGCCCAAGGATGAGATGATTCTGTACGAACTACACATCGGTACGTTTACCAAGGAAGGAACGTACCTGGCTGCGATCGATCGATTGGAAGAGTTGGTCGATCTGGGTATTACGGCGATCGAGATCATGCCGGTTGCTCAGTCGGCCGGAAGATGGAACTGGGGATACGACGGAACGAATTTCTTCGCACCACGAAACACTTTCGGAACTCCAGATGAACTGAAGCAACTGGTGGACGTGGCCCATCGGCTAGGGATCGCCATGATTCTGGACGTGGTCTACAACCACTTTGGAGCCGAGGGCAACTACCTGCATCCTTTTGGTGGCTATGTTTCGCCGAGACACCAAACAGTATGGGGAGATGCCCCGCACCTGGATGGTGAAGGCAGTGCGATGATGCGGGACTACATTATCGCGAACGTCCGCTACTGGATTGAAGAGTTTCACTTTGATGGTCTCCGGCTCGATGCCACGCACTGCATCCTGGACGAATCTTCGTCGCACATTGTGGCTGAAGTGGGGGAAGTGTTCGCCCAGATGCAAACGGATCTGGGACGCGAGCTACATCTGATTGCGGAAAGCAATGTTTACGATCCAGAGCTTCTCACGCCGCTTTCCGCCGGAGGGTACGGTTTCGATGCCATCTGGTGCGACGACTTTCTGCATGCGGTAGCTGCCGAGACTCGTCCCGAGGAGCATATGTCGGATCGGCGTTACATCGCCGGCGAGGACATCGATATGGTTCTGCGACGTGGATATGCGTTTCGAGGAACGTTCGAGGAGAAACGTCGCCGCATTCCGCTGGCAGAAGACGGCAACGCAGCGGACTGGGAGTCGTTGATCTTTTCGATTCAGAATCACGACTTCATTGGCAACCATCCCGATGGTCGACGTTTGCATCAGGTCACGTCACATGAGGCCCATCGCGCGGCGGCTGCTTTGATGTTGCTGTTGCCAGCGATTCCGATGCTCTTCATGGGAGAAGAGTTTGCGTCCGAGAAACCTTTCTACTTCTTTGCCGACTTCGGCGATGCGCACCTTCGCGATGCGGTCGAGAAGGGACGTCGTCGCGAGTACCCGCAGCACGACTGGACCGATACCGTGTCTTGCTTGTCGAAGGCTGCGTTTCGGAAATCGCAGATCGGTCTGCGAGAGAAGGGGAGTGAGGAGACGCTACAGTGGTACCGCGAGCTGATTGGTCTCCGAAAGACGTGGAAGAAGCGAGGACTCTTCGGCGGTCCGAATCTTCAGGCACGTTGGGACGCGCTATCCCACGCAGCACTGATACAATATCAGCATGCCGGCGAGTCAGCGTTTGCGATTGTTCGGCTGGGCTCTCCGGACGAAGTGGCCGGCGATGTCCACGTCGAATTGACCGGCGATGTTCTCCTTTCCCAGTGCACACTGCCGATGCCAGATCAAACAAATACTTGGGCAATTGGGACGCTGGGAGTATTGATTGGAGAAGGAGAGATTCGCGGCATCTCGGTATAA
- a CDS encoding sulfatase family protein, which produces MRFALLGLFFLACSASQLSAADLPDIVVFLSDDHTIVDSSLYGSPDLKTPNMERIAKQGLTFDQAFVASPSCAPSRAALLTGLMPSRNGAEPNHSRPREEIKKLPAYFQELGYEVVSFGKVGHYRQTPEYGFDIARHFNYHEDVAVPEALKWLDARESDKPLLLFVGTNWPHVPWPEPEDIDPESIKIPLHHVHTPQTRIARARYYQAIKTMDRELGEVFDATYKKLGDDTLFLHTSDHGAQWPFGKWTLYDEGIRTPMIAVWPGKIATGKRTDAMVSWVDILPTLYAVAGQTAPEELDGRSFLPVLTGETDTHRDVIFTVHSGDGNKNVYPTRSIRTARWKYIRNLHPEFKFTSHILGDNRPQPYWGSWVAKAQNVPEAARKVKRYLQRPAVELYDLQADPTEQNNLATDPAHAETLAKMSDQLDTWMKEQGDQQKVFGEPILLSAE; this is translated from the coding sequence ATGCGTTTCGCTCTTCTCGGACTTTTCTTCTTGGCATGTTCCGCCAGCCAGCTATCGGCGGCAGATCTGCCTGATATTGTCGTATTCCTTTCGGATGACCATACAATCGTCGATTCGTCGCTGTATGGTTCGCCTGACTTGAAGACGCCCAACATGGAGCGAATCGCCAAGCAGGGTCTCACATTCGATCAGGCCTTTGTGGCCTCGCCGTCATGTGCCCCCAGTCGTGCGGCCTTGCTGACCGGACTGATGCCGTCGCGAAACGGCGCCGAGCCGAATCACTCGCGCCCCAGGGAAGAGATCAAGAAGCTACCGGCCTACTTTCAAGAGTTAGGGTACGAGGTAGTCTCGTTCGGCAAAGTGGGGCACTATCGACAGACGCCTGAATATGGCTTCGATATCGCCCGGCACTTCAATTACCACGAAGACGTTGCTGTGCCGGAAGCGCTCAAGTGGCTTGATGCCCGCGAGAGCGACAAACCGCTCCTCCTGTTCGTCGGCACCAACTGGCCGCATGTTCCCTGGCCCGAGCCGGAAGACATCGATCCTGAATCGATCAAGATCCCGCTGCACCACGTCCATACACCCCAGACTCGCATTGCTCGTGCTCGCTACTACCAGGCCATCAAGACAATGGATCGGGAACTGGGAGAAGTCTTCGACGCCACCTACAAGAAGCTCGGCGACGACACGCTGTTTCTGCACACGAGCGATCACGGTGCTCAGTGGCCTTTCGGCAAGTGGACCCTCTACGACGAAGGAATCCGCACGCCCATGATTGCTGTCTGGCCCGGCAAGATCGCCACCGGCAAGCGTACCGATGCGATGGTTTCGTGGGTCGACATCCTGCCAACACTTTACGCCGTGGCGGGTCAAACGGCCCCGGAAGAACTCGACGGGCGTTCTTTCCTACCGGTACTCACAGGCGAAACGGATACGCATCGTGACGTCATCTTCACCGTGCATAGCGGCGACGGCAATAAGAATGTCTATCCCACACGCAGTATCCGTACGGCGCGATGGAAGTACATCCGCAACCTTCACCCTGAGTTCAAGTTCACGTCACACATCCTGGGAGACAACCGTCCTCAACCCTACTGGGGAAGCTGGGTCGCGAAGGCCCAGAACGTCCCCGAGGCAGCCCGCAAGGTGAAGCGATACCTCCAACGTCCCGCAGTCGAACTGTACGACCTGCAGGCCGATCCCACCGAGCAAAACAACCTCGCCACTGACCCCGCACACGCGGAAACCCTGGCCAAGATGAGCGATCAGCTAGATACCTGGATGAAAGAGCAAGGGGATCAGCAGAAGGTGTTCGGAGAACCTATCCTGCTCAGTGCTGAGTAG